The following proteins are encoded in a genomic region of Methylobacterium tardum:
- the msrB gene encoding peptide-methionine (R)-S-oxide reductase MsrB yields the protein MADTQTTGRETRSDAAWRAALTPDQYRVLREHGTERAGTSNLLAEKRPGTFTCAGCGQPLFEQETKFESGTGWPSFFAPIEGAVATSVDRSHWMVRTEVHCARCQGHLGHVFEDGPAPTGLRYCMNGVAMQFEPAA from the coding sequence ATGGCGGATACGCAGACCACCGGTCGCGAGACCCGCAGCGACGCCGCGTGGCGCGCGGCGCTCACGCCGGACCAGTACCGGGTGCTGCGCGAGCACGGCACGGAGCGGGCCGGCACGAGCAATCTGCTCGCCGAGAAGCGTCCCGGCACCTTCACCTGCGCGGGCTGCGGACAACCCCTGTTCGAGCAGGAGACCAAGTTCGAGTCCGGGACGGGCTGGCCCAGCTTCTTCGCGCCGATCGAGGGCGCCGTCGCCACGTCGGTCGATCGCAGCCACTGGATGGTGCGTACCGAGGTGCACTGTGCCCGCTGCCAGGGACATCTCGGCCACGTCTTCGAGGACGGCCCCGCCCCCACCGGTCTGCGCTACTGCATGAACGGCGTGGCGATGCAGTTCGAGCCGGCGGCATGA
- a CDS encoding YihY/virulence factor BrkB family protein, giving the protein MPPSPSRPSGQPDTGSILWILMLGSALVALAAAPGRRGVPVLARDDGPPRDPEPPQDTGAANKGVAAGARSISGRAAQLTAATQPERGRAANSPAEMTRSGWKDIAVRVYLEFNKDRVLAVAAGVTFYTLLSLFPAIAALVTCYGLFADVTVINDHLAQLHAVLPSGAVELIGDQVKRIASRGTGSLSVTFFTSLLLSIWSANAAMKAMFDALNVVYEEEEKRNFFWLNLRSLTFTVGALLFIIIALNAIVVVPVVLNYLGLGSTAWLLAALRWPAILIVLLGGLSVLYRFGPSREHARWRWVGVGSVIAGLLWLLASLLFSWYVANFGTYNETYGSLGAVIGFMTWIWISSTIVLLGGEINAELEHQTARDTTTGAPLPMGRRQARMADTVGAAA; this is encoded by the coding sequence ATGCCCCCGTCGCCCTCGCGCCCGAGTGGACAGCCGGATACCGGCTCCATCCTGTGGATCCTGATGCTCGGTTCGGCGCTGGTCGCCCTCGCTGCGGCGCCGGGGCGGCGCGGGGTGCCGGTGCTCGCTCGGGACGACGGACCGCCGCGCGACCCCGAGCCGCCGCAGGACACGGGGGCGGCGAATAAAGGCGTTGCCGCCGGGGCGCGCTCGATCTCGGGCCGCGCCGCGCAGCTCACGGCGGCCACGCAGCCGGAGCGCGGCCGCGCCGCCAACAGTCCCGCCGAGATGACGCGATCCGGCTGGAAGGACATCGCGGTTCGGGTCTACCTCGAGTTCAACAAGGACCGGGTGCTGGCGGTCGCCGCCGGCGTCACCTTCTACACGCTGCTGTCGCTGTTCCCGGCGATCGCCGCACTCGTGACCTGCTACGGCCTGTTCGCCGACGTGACCGTGATCAACGACCACCTCGCGCAGCTGCACGCCGTGCTTCCGTCCGGGGCGGTCGAGCTGATCGGCGATCAGGTCAAGCGCATCGCGTCCCGGGGCACCGGCTCGCTCAGCGTGACCTTCTTCACCAGCCTGCTGCTGTCGATCTGGAGCGCCAACGCCGCCATGAAGGCGATGTTCGACGCGCTGAACGTGGTCTACGAGGAGGAGGAGAAGCGCAATTTCTTCTGGCTGAACCTCCGCTCCCTGACCTTCACGGTGGGTGCGCTCCTGTTCATCATCATCGCGCTCAACGCGATCGTGGTGGTCCCGGTGGTGCTGAACTATCTGGGCCTCGGCTCGACCGCCTGGCTGCTCGCGGCCCTCCGCTGGCCGGCCATCCTGATCGTGCTGCTCGGCGGCCTCTCGGTGCTCTACCGCTTCGGCCCGAGCCGGGAGCACGCCCGGTGGCGCTGGGTCGGGGTCGGCAGTGTGATCGCGGGCCTGCTCTGGCTCCTCGCCTCGCTGCTGTTCTCCTGGTACGTCGCCAATTTCGGCACCTACAACGAGACCTATGGCTCGCTCGGCGCCGTGATCGGCTTCATGACCTGGATCTGGATCTCCTCGACGATCGTCCTGCTCGGGGGCGAGATCAACGCGGAGCTGGAGCATCAGACCGCCCGCGACACGACCACGGGCGCGCCCCTGCCGATGGGCCGCCGGCAGGCGCGGATGGCCGACACGGTCGGCGCGGCGGCCTGA
- a CDS encoding UV damage endonuclease UvsE, with protein sequence MRDHPRLGFCCKFVLDEPPGTHATLKAERDATLHMNLTSVTMAYLAKLEPAARRTKLSGLVAHNLDALARQIAWVGARPPLERLLRMASNVLPGYTHPIAQAIYAEPEMAALVERGLAEAGALARRLEVRLSFHPGPFCLLASRNPAAIENGLSELDYHAEIFDRMGYGGGWHPHGAHINIHVGAGDPGVDGFRATLPRASQVARDLVTVENDENVFGLDAVLRLADIVPVVLDLHHHWVQSGGEYLEPDDPRIAQVQASWRGVRPVAHISVSREAVAEECDPDALPDFPALRNAGHAVRDLAAHSDMMWNRAVNSLVARHLVWADFEIEAKAKNRASVQIARYITELERAGPIAAE encoded by the coding sequence ATGCGCGATCATCCCCGTCTCGGCTTCTGTTGCAAGTTCGTCCTCGACGAGCCCCCCGGCACGCACGCCACCCTCAAGGCGGAGCGCGACGCGACGCTTCACATGAATCTCACCAGCGTCACGATGGCCTATCTGGCCAAGCTGGAACCCGCCGCCCGGCGGACGAAGCTCTCCGGCCTCGTGGCGCACAATCTCGACGCCCTCGCGCGCCAGATCGCCTGGGTCGGAGCCCGGCCGCCGCTGGAGCGCCTGCTGCGCATGGCGAGCAACGTCCTGCCCGGCTACACCCATCCGATCGCCCAGGCGATCTACGCGGAGCCCGAGATGGCGGCCCTCGTCGAGCGCGGCCTCGCCGAGGCGGGAGCGCTGGCGCGCCGCCTCGAGGTCCGCCTGAGCTTCCACCCGGGCCCGTTCTGCCTCCTGGCGAGCCGCAATCCGGCGGCGATCGAGAACGGCCTGTCGGAACTCGACTATCACGCCGAGATCTTCGACCGCATGGGCTATGGCGGCGGCTGGCATCCGCACGGCGCCCATATCAACATCCATGTCGGCGCCGGCGACCCCGGGGTCGACGGCTTCCGCGCGACCCTGCCGCGGGCGAGCCAGGTGGCGCGCGACCTCGTCACGGTGGAGAACGACGAGAACGTCTTCGGCCTCGACGCGGTGCTGCGGCTCGCCGACATCGTGCCGGTGGTGCTCGACCTGCACCACCACTGGGTCCAGAGCGGCGGCGAGTATCTCGAGCCGGACGATCCCCGGATCGCGCAGGTGCAGGCGTCCTGGCGCGGCGTGCGGCCCGTGGCCCATATCAGCGTGTCGCGCGAGGCGGTCGCGGAAGAGTGCGATCCGGACGCCCTGCCCGACTTCCCGGCCCTGCGCAATGCCGGCCACGCGGTCCGGGACCTCGCGGCGCATTCCGACATGATGTGGAACCGGGCGGTCAACAGCCTCGTCGCCCGTCACCTCGTCTGGGCGGATTTCGAGATCGAGGCCAAGGCGAAGAACCGCGCGTCGGTACAGATTGCCCGCTACATCACCGAGCTGGAACGCGCGGGGCCGATCGCCGCCGAATGA
- a CDS encoding RBBP9/YdeN family alpha/beta hydrolase, with the protein MKTADCDILIVPGLGGSEEDHWQARWAGRLATAHVVEQDDWHAPTPEAWCGTIAAAVAAATRPVILIAHSLGVVASVEAAPRFTPGVVRGALLVAFPDVEEAPGLPDSVRAFAPVPRDPLPFPSLLVASRTDPHCRYARADDFAHAWGALTVDAGESGHINVASGHGPWPEGLMRLAGFLKGL; encoded by the coding sequence ATGAAGACCGCCGATTGCGACATCCTCATCGTTCCGGGGCTCGGAGGGTCCGAGGAGGACCATTGGCAGGCCCGCTGGGCCGGCCGGCTCGCCACGGCCCACGTGGTCGAGCAGGACGATTGGCACGCGCCGACGCCGGAGGCGTGGTGCGGAACGATCGCCGCGGCGGTCGCCGCCGCGACCCGGCCGGTGATCCTGATCGCCCACAGTCTCGGCGTGGTGGCCAGCGTCGAGGCGGCGCCGCGCTTCACCCCGGGCGTCGTGCGCGGCGCCCTGCTGGTGGCTTTCCCGGACGTGGAGGAGGCGCCGGGCCTGCCGGATTCGGTGCGCGCCTTCGCGCCGGTCCCGCGCGACCCCCTGCCCTTCCCGTCGCTCCTCGTCGCCAGTCGCACCGACCCGCATTGCCGCTACGCGCGCGCCGACGATTTCGCGCATGCCTGGGGGGCGCTCACGGTCGATGCCGGCGAGTCCGGCCACATCAACGTGGCGAGCGGGCACGGCCCCTGGCCCGAGGGGCTGATGCGTCTGGCCGGCTTTCTGAAGGGGCTGTGA